In Aneurinibacillus migulanus, the genomic window GATTCCATGGTTTTCCTCCTTATAAATAACGATATTCATTATTAATAATCACAAAATATTTAAAATGAATTTATTTATACAATAATTACTTATATAAAATCATTATAATTAAATGATTAAATTTAGTATATAAAGAGATACATATAAAGTCAATATCATTTATATGGAAATCATTCACCATAAGTAAAACCTAAGTATCAAAGTATAAACAAAAGGACCTGGCCTGTGACGTAGCCGGAATCATCAGATGCCAGATAAATATTCGTACGAAACGTATTATCCAACTGCTCTGTGGAAATGTTCAAAATACTTCCTCGCGCAAGTCCCCGGCAATCGTGAGGCCGAATATACATTGGTTCGGGAGACCGATACTCGTTTAGCGACTTCGTATCCGGATAAGTCAGGCTCTTCGTGAAACGTGATATAACATCGTGCTTCAAGTTCGGACAATCCTATCTTCTTAAGTAAATCAACCATAAAAACACCTCTTTACTACACGATAAGCAATATCAAAGCCCCTTCTAATCAGGAGGATTTTCCGATACTACTTTTATTTTTGATAATGTTAAGCGAGGCACGACTTTATAAGAAAATCAAGAAAGTTAAAAACTCCTATTTAGAATGCAGGGATTTCAAATCCATTTATAGAAATTTTGAGAAAATAAAACAAATACATGTAGTGCATACTTTCTGGGCTTTAAAGGAGTGGAAAATTTGAAGATAGCTTACTTACAACTTGCTTTATCTATGTCATTTGTAGGGGCAAATGTTGCCGTAGGGAAAATCATTGTACAAGAGGTTCCGATATTCCTTTTTTCAGAAATTAGATTTTTAATTGCTTTATTATTTCTTATTCCTATGCTTCTCATGAGTCGTCAACCAAAAGTAGATATGCAAAAAGGACATTGGTTGTTCTTATTTTTACAGTCTTTTTTTGGCGTTTTCTTGTTTAGTGTGTTAATGCTATATGGAGTTCTCTTTACTTCTGCCACCTCGGCTGGAATTATTACAAGTACAGTACCGGCAATCATCGCTTTACTATCTTTTTTCTTTTTAAGGGAACGGCTATCTGTACCTCAGATGTTTTCTATCGGTCTTGTAGTAATAGGTATATCCATTATTACTTTTCAAGATAATCGCTCACATACAGGAGGAAATTATGCGCTATTGGGAAACATTCTTGTGTTCGGCGCTGTAATATCAGAAGCACTGTTTACTATTTTTGCAAAAAAATTATCTAATGTGTTGAGTCCTATTCAAATGTCTACCGGAGTAAATATAGTAGGGCTTCTTTTATTTCTTCCTTTCGCTATAAAAGAAGCCATTTCTTTTGATTTTATTCATTTGGAAGTATCTATGTGGTTACTTATTATCTACTATGCAATAACCGCAAGCGTACTTTCATTTGTGCTTTGGTACCTTGGAGTTGCAAAAGTTAAGGCAAGCATTGCAGGGATTTTTACCGGTTTTATTCCAATTGCTGCTACACTAGTAGGTATCATCTTCTTGCAAGAAGCATTTGACTGGAATAAAGCAATAGGAATGGTTAGTGTACTGGCGGCAATCGTTTTAGGAACAAGAGGTACGTTAACACAGGAAAAAGAGCAGATACAGAATATCTGACCATATAACACGCCTGTCGATTATTCATAGGCTGGAAGAACGAAGATGCACGCGCAGGCGTGCTTTTTTCATCCATCTATGGATACCAGGGATGTTGATTCTTCTGAAAGGAATAATGAATACTTTCAGATAAAGGAAAAACAAGCTACCTTATCTTAGCTAAGAAAGATAACTTGTTTTCAAAAGTAGTACTCGATAAAATTTATGCACCCTTGATTGCTTTAACCTCATATGTGCTATGGCTGGAACTAATAATATGATCCGGCTTCGGCTTTCCTCTGCTTTGTCTGTGACCTTCAAGATGGGCTTCACTCTTCTCCCAATTTTTCCATGATTCTTCAGAATCCCAACGAATCATGACAACGACTTCTTCATCACCTTTTCTGCTTTTCTTAACCAAAACGCTCAAATCGATAAACCCTTCAGATTTTTCAATAGCTCCCTCTTGGCTGAAACGACTTACGACTTTATCAGAAGTGCCTTCCTTGACAATAATGGTTTTGGTTTCAATAAACATTAATCTTCTCTCCATTTCTTTATACAAAAGTAAGTTATTTCTATATTTTATTGATAAAGATTATCAATGTCAATTATTCCTCTGTATAAAGCTTTCGTTTTAAAGTTTCCACTACGTTCTATCAAAAAAACAGTCGTTCTCAAGTTTAGAACGACTGTTTTAATTAACATATTCGGCTCTATCTACGCTTGGTATATCTCAAATGCTTCCTCTGCAGTGCCATCGTTATGAACAATGTGGTTTAATGCCGCAACCATCCTTTTAGGAGTTGGATCTTGCACAATATTACGTCCTACGGCTACTCCTTTAGCACCTACATCCATACAATGTCTCACAAATTTGAAGTATTGCAATTGGTCATCTGTCTTCGGACCACCTAAAGCTAATACAGGCCTTTGCGCTCGTTTTACGATTTCCGCATCCCCTGGTTCCCCTGAAAATCTTGTTTTAATAATATCTGCGCCTAACTCAGTACCAACCCTTGCAGATGCTGCAATGATTTCAGGTTTATTGGATTCAGGAGTGGTTACAGCATAGCCATATGGCAATGTTTCACACATAAACACCATGTTCCATTTATCCGATTCACGTGCTAGTTCCCAGGCAATTCTGTGTGAAGCTACTTCATTATGCGCTCCTGGGAATGTCATGGAAATTACGCCATCAGCTCCAAGTCTTAAGGCGTCTTCTACAGTAACAAAGCCTTCAGTACTTGGTACACTCGGATCGAATATACCACTCGTAATATCTGCCCTAATTAATAGCCCTACATTTTGGAATTGTTTTTCGTGTGTCTTTGCCATTCCATACGTTACGAGAACCGTATCAAGTCCACTCTCAACCAATTCAGGTAGAATTTCTATCGTACGATCAATGCCATCCGTATCACTAGCAAAATTATAACGATCCAATGCAAGCGTAATCGACTTTCCATCATTTGCAAAAATTCTTGACATACGTCTTACCTTTGACATGTTATTTCTCCTTTTTCGATAAAATGATTTATATTTTTCAAC contains:
- a CDS encoding DMT family transporter — its product is MENLKIAYLQLALSMSFVGANVAVGKIIVQEVPIFLFSEIRFLIALLFLIPMLLMSRQPKVDMQKGHWLFLFLQSFFGVFLFSVLMLYGVLFTSATSAGIITSTVPAIIALLSFFFLRERLSVPQMFSIGLVVIGISIITFQDNRSHTGGNYALLGNILVFGAVISEALFTIFAKKLSNVLSPIQMSTGVNIVGLLLFLPFAIKEAISFDFIHLEVSMWLLIIYYAITASVLSFVLWYLGVAKVKASIAGIFTGFIPIAATLVGIIFLQEAFDWNKAIGMVSVLAAIVLGTRGTLTQEKEQIQNI
- a CDS encoding class I fructose-bisphosphate aldolase codes for the protein MSKVRRMSRIFANDGKSITLALDRYNFASDTDGIDRTIEILPELVESGLDTVLVTYGMAKTHEKQFQNVGLLIRADITSGIFDPSVPSTEGFVTVEDALRLGADGVISMTFPGAHNEVASHRIAWELARESDKWNMVFMCETLPYGYAVTTPESNKPEIIAASARVGTELGADIIKTRFSGEPGDAEIVKRAQRPVLALGGPKTDDQLQYFKFVRHCMDVGAKGVAVGRNIVQDPTPKRMVAALNHIVHNDGTAEEAFEIYQA
- a CDS encoding antibiotic biosynthesis monooxygenase family protein; this translates as MFIETKTIIVKEGTSDKVVSRFSQEGAIEKSEGFIDLSVLVKKSRKGDEEVVVMIRWDSEESWKNWEKSEAHLEGHRQSRGKPKPDHIISSSHSTYEVKAIKGA